A genomic region of Lonchura striata isolate bLonStr1 chromosome 8, bLonStr1.mat, whole genome shotgun sequence contains the following coding sequences:
- the LOC116183825 gene encoding helix-loop-helix protein 13-like — MEELCNGFEEGEPAAECLLWEPADPDTQLENFLLECLAEPSWSGPAGAELDERPVPLEPRGQPGQRHAANLRERRRMLSINAAFEALRGHVPTFPYERRLSKIDTLRLAIAYIALLGDILLSGCHPKAYVEQCLRSGARSPRRAAWNTSDLTARLSWVKWD; from the exons ATGGAGGAGCTTTGCAACGGCTTTGAGGAGGGAGAGCCCGCCGCGGAATGTCTCCTCTGGGAGCCAGCAGATCCCGACACGCAGCTGGAGAACTTTCTCCTGGAGtgcctggcagagccctcctggtCAGGGCCGGCGGGTGCTGAGCTGGACGAGCGCCCGGTCCCACTGGAGCCGCgcgggcagcctgggcagcggCACGCCGCCAACCTCCGCGAGCGGAGGCGGATGCTGAGCATCAACGCGGCCTTCgaggcgctgcgcggccacgtgCCCACCTTCCCCTACGAGAGGCGCCTGTCCAAGATCGACACGCTGCGCTTGGCCATCGCCTACATCGCCCTGCTTGGGGACATCCTCCTGTCCGGCTGCCACCCCAAGGCCTACGTGGAGCAGTGCCTGAGGAGCGgcgcccgcagcccccggcggGCAGCCTGGAACACCAGCG ATCTGACAGCCCGCCTGTCCTGGGTAAAGTGGGATTAA